One genomic segment of Sorex araneus isolate mSorAra2 chromosome X, mSorAra2.pri, whole genome shotgun sequence includes these proteins:
- the NHLH1 gene encoding helix-loop-helix protein 1 gives MMLSSDAPELEPSPPAETESSFSDRGVGGVARGLEAGEPGGRRDPVQLSREERRRRRRATAKYRTAHATRERIRVEAFNLAFAELRKLLPTLPPDKKLSKIEILRLAICYISYLNHVLDV, from the coding sequence ATGATGCTCAGCTCAGACGCCCCTGAGCTGGAGCCCTCGCCCCCCGCAGAGACCGAGTCCAGCTTCAGTGaccgcggggtggggggcgtggcgCGGGGCCTGGAGGCCGGGGAGCCCGGGGGCCGCCGAGACCCGGTGCAGCTGAGCCGGGAGGAGCGGCGACGGCGGCGCAGGGCCACGGCCAAGTACCGCACGGCCCACGCCACGCGGGAGCGCATCCGCGTGGAGGCCTTCAACCTGGCCTTCGCCGAGCTGCGCAAGCTGCTGCCCACGCTGCCCCCGGACAAGAAGCTGTCCAAGATCGAGATCCTGCGCCTGGCCATCTGCTACATCTCCTACCTGAACCATGTGCTGGACGTCTGA